CCAATGCGGTAACCAGCTTTTCAATAATCATATCCTTCACATAATCCGTCACCGTCTGCTCGGTCACCACAGACTCGCTTGGAATGTATTGCGGCGCTGGCTGCGAAGAGACTTTTCCTTCTGGTTTTGCCTGCTGTTCAGTCTCGCGCGCGATAGGCGAAACAGTCGCTCCGACACGAACACCAGGGTGAAGGACGCCATCGCTTTTTCCAATGACGATCTGTTGTCCCAGATCATGCGCTTCCCGAGCTGGAAAAGAGATCGTGTGAAATCCTTCCTTTTCCAGTACTTTTTGCCAACATGCCGGGGTTAAGGCAGGAGAACCAGGAATACGTACATCTGTATCTTCAGACAGCCACCATCCCTCCAAAAGACCAAAGGTCAGATGAAGGAACAAGGAATTACTGCTAATCTCATTTAAAAGAACCAATCCGTTTTCTCGTAAAACCGCTTTGGTATGGCGCAAGGTTCTGTGAATATCTTTGGTGGCATGCAACACATTCGCCGCAATCACCAGATCGTAATAGCCCTCTCGTACTCCTTGCTCCGCAAAAGGCGCCTCCACATTAAAAATTTGATAGGTCAGATACGGAACATGCGGTCCATATTCCTTTTGTGCGAACATCAAAAATGCTTTGGAGATGTCCGTATAGCAATATTCTTCGATAAACTCCTGATAAGGCTTCAGCTTTTCAAAAACAAAGGTGCTCGTTCCACCCGTCCCCGCACCAATCTCTAGGATGCGAATTTTTGCAGAGGGTTCTTTTTTCACCCGTTCTTCCACATAGGTTGCGACTGTTTCCGCGAGCACTTCATTGTAGTGATCTGCCACAGGGTTATTTTTATAAATATGTTGAACCAATTCCATTGACGAACCCGGAAACATGACATCTGTAGCAAGTCGCTTGCCTGTAACAATGTGCGGGAGAGATTTCATCGTAGCTTCCAGCAATCTTATCCGCACTTCCAGATTGGCATCTTCTCGCCATGCCACCTTACGTCGATCCCATTCTTCCCATACTGCGTCTACCTCGATCAAAGTCGGATCGACCACCAGGCATTGCTCTCCATCATAGCCATCGAGATAGCCGTGACGAGTTAACATCGCTATACTTTCTTCCATCCATTTTTCATAACGCGGAGGGAAGCCTGTTTTTGCCTTGAGGTCGGCGACATTCACACTCTTGGCAGTAAACCACCCGATCGACTGCATTTGCGCCCATAACAGCTTGGCGAGAAGCTTGTCCATCTCCTTCCACAATTCGGGATGGGTATTGGGCAAGCGATCCGGTCGCTCTGTTTTGGGCAGCCAATAGCGTTCCCCTCTAAAAGGATAGGCGGGCAAAGGCACTCGGGTGTATTTGCCGTTGTTATAGAAGGAACTCCAATCCAGTTTGTATCCTTTTACAAATAAATCGGCAAGCGTGGACAGCATTTCTTTCCTTGACTGGTTGGTTAGCGAACGGTTCTCTGCTACTTCAGCCATTAACTTTTCTCCGAACTCTTTCAAGCTCGCATCTAGCCGCACAGAATCCGCTTCATCCTGGACAAAATAATCAGCAGCTGTTCCCGTTTCTTTTACTTCCGTGATTTTTTGCCGTAATTCCTCTGCGTCCTTGGCAATAAACATGCAACGGTGCGAAAAATGACTTCTTCCTGTGAATAAGGTATAGGAAATATCTTGTTCGTGAAAACGTCCCGCTTCTTTTGCTAACCACCGGGACATTTCATCCAGTTTTTGCGTGAGAGCTGACTCGCTCTTCGCTGAAAACGGGAACAAGTAATAAGCTCCTGCTTGCTGATTGCTTGATTGCGGCTGTACCGTCGGCGCTTCTTCCAGAATCAGATGACAATTGGTTCCGTTCGATCCTAGAGCGCTCACACCTGCTCTTCGCGGAGTGGCATCACTGGTATTCCATTCCATGAGCTCGGTATTGATGAAAAAGGGACTTCCGCTCAATTTGATATGTTTATTGACTTCTTTGACGCTGATCGTCGGAGCGATCTTTTTATATTTCATCGCCATGACGACTTTAAACAGACTCGCCAGTCCCGATGTCATCGTGGCATGACCGATGTTGGGCTTATGTGACCCAATCGCGCAAAACTGTGCTTTATCCGTAAAAGAACGAAATGCTTCAATTAACGCCTTCACTTCAATAGGGTCACCCAGCTGCGTTCCAGTCCCATGCGTTTCGATATAACTGATCGTCTCCGGATCAACCCCTGCCTTTTCATAGGCATCCACAATCAATTCTTTTTGGGCAAGCATGCTGGGTGCGGTAATCCCGTTTGACTTTCCTGTCTGATTCACCGTTGAGCCTTTGATGATTGCATAAATATGGTCGCCATCTTCCACTGCTTTCGCAACTGGTTTCAGTACGACCGCTCCAACGCCTTCTCCAAACACCATGCCATTTGCAGCATTATCAAAGGTGTTGCATGTTCCATCCGGTGAGACCACCCCCATTTGGGAGGACATCACAAAAAATTCAGGGGAGCTGTGAATCGCCACGCCGCCTGCAAGAGCCATTTCGGTTTCTCCCCTGCGAAGACTGTCGCAAGCCAAATGAATGGCTACCAAAGCAGAGGAACAAGCTGTATCAACAGCAAGACTGGGGCCTTTGAGATTGAAAAAATAGGAGAGTCTTGCCCCTAGCATCGACATTTCATTGCCTAGCATCGTTTGTGAAGAGACACCTTCGGCCAACATGGATTTTTCTTTGTAGTCTGATTGGCGTCCCCCGACAAATACACCTAATTTTCTCCCCGATAACTGTTCAACCGAGTATCCGCTATCTTCAAAAGCTTTATAGGACTCTTGCAGGAACAACCGTTGTTGAGGGTCCATACTTTTTGCTTCATCAGGGGTAATATTGAAAAAGGATGCATCAAATTGATCAATGTCCTTGAGAAGACCGCCGTAATATTGATCTGCTTCCCAGCCACTGCGTGTTATTTCCTCGATACAACTGTCCCCGGACGCAAGATGCTCCCAAAACTCTTCAACCGAATCCGAGCCAGCAAATCTGCCAGCTATACCGATGATCGCGATATCGGAGTGACGAATTTCGTTTGCGAAAACAGTAGGCAGGATTTGGCTCTCGTCTGCTGCCATCTCGGTTGCAAATTGCAGAGAGATATATTCCGCCAGCTCACCCACCTCTGTATAATCAAAAATAGCTTCTACGCCAAGATTGATCCCCAAGTCAGCATTGATTGCTTCTATTAATTCGACCGCTAATACAGAATGGATGCCGAGCTCGATGAAGCTTTTATCGAAATTCAAGGCTTCCACAGGTGTATCCAATAGGTGAGCAATGATTTTACCTATCTTGCTCGCAATCGTTGATGAACCGTTATCGGACTGGGTACGACTTGCTGGCTGATATTTTTCGAAAATATGCGCGGCTAGCAGCTTGGTATTCTCATGATCAAAAACGACCTCAATCCCCAAGTCAATGCCTAGCTTCCTATTCATCATCTCTACCATTTCTACTGACAATACCGAGCTGATACCCAATTCCACAAAACTTTTATCGAAATCCAAGGGATTCGTCGTATCTTTTAACAAGTCGGTCATTACTTCTTTCACTATGGTTTCCACATCATGTAATGAATGAAAAAGTACCTTCATACTCGACTCCCCCCTTTCTTCTACACCGTTTTCTCACCAACAGCCATGTACAGCTGTCTGAGAATGGAATGACCTTCCGTATTCAGCATGTTTCGCCATGCCACAGATAGCTTGCCCAGCGCCTTACTGGACAAATAACCGTCACGCACCAACTGCACAGGTATGCCTACACCCTCCGACTTTAGAAACATTTCGTACCCGAGAAGCTCACTGTGAGCGCAAATGACTTCGAAATCTATTTTTCCGAGTCCGCCTTGTTTTAGCACCGTTGGCAGTTCACGACCGATTTTCGGGTTGCCACCTTCCGCATAGCGTGCCGCACAGTAGGCATCATATAGCTCTCGCAATTCTGGTACATGTGGGGTGGTCATGATATGCATCTCGAAATCATTGTCGATGAATACCGCTTTGCCACTTGGTTTTAACAACCTCGCTACTTCACGAACCGCACCAACTGGGTCGGGCAAATGTTCCAATACGAGTCGCGTAATGGCAAAATCATAGGAATCGCTGGGTAAGCCCGTTTCCATAATCGATCCCGCGATGATCTCAAATCGATCCGATTGCGTTTTTGTCAAATAGTTTTGGGAATAATCAACGAGAAGAGGATCGATCTCCAATCCCGTCACTCTGCCATTTGGAAACGCCTGCATGACCTTTTCCATCACGAATCCCGGGCCCGAGCCCAGCTCTATGACCGACATCCCATCTGTCAGACCAAACTCGATATAATGCTTCAGCTCCTTATCCCAGAACAGCTCCACCTGCGATTTCAAGCGTTCTATTTCTACCTCAACATTCGTTGCAATGTTTGCGATTTGATAAGAACCTTCCATGTTATTCCCTACCTCCGCTGTTCAGATATCGATTCGTTTAAAAAAGCCAAAATCTCGCCCGCAACAGCTTCCCATTCAGGATCAAGCATCATATCGTGACTGATATTTGGGAAAAGAACAGGCTCGATTCCGTATGCTTTGCCAATTCGGCGCGTTGTTTTCTCAGAAATCATCCGATCCTGCTTGGAGCCGATAACCAGCATCGGAGCTTTCGCACTGATGGTTTTTGGAACAATTTTTCCATTCATCTCAGTTCTTGCTTTCAGTGATTCCGGCTGCAAGAGCTTCACCCACTCGTCCTTTTTTTCCATCGGCAGCTCCTTGGAAAAAAAGACATTGGCAAGCAGCGAGGCATCTCTTTTTTCGTTATATGTAAACAACTGCATAGCTTCTTTAAAATTTTTGAACATCAATCGGAATAGGTCACGCATCCCGCCATGTGGAGGAATCGAGGCAACGAGTACGGTACCCGAGATTATATCTGGATACTGGTGCAAGATCTTCTGCACAATTCCTCCGCCCATGGAGTGCCCGATTAGGACTGGCTTGTTTTTTAGACGACCTATCACTTCAAGAACATCATCCGTGTAATCCTGTAGGGTGTAGGTATGAAGATGGTCAAAGCCGTCACTTTCACCGTGCCCACGAAAGCTCAGCGCATAGGAAGAAAAGCCTTTGTCCGCAAAATAAGGAAGGAAGTTTTTTTCCCAACACCATGCTCCATGACATGCTCCATGCACAAAAAGAAGAGGCGCTTCGCTAGAAACGCCCTCAGGATGGTATTCTACTAGTTCCAAATTCATTTTCGCCGTTCCTTTCTTATTTGAGAGTCATTCTTCTTTACTTGCTCGAACCTGTTAAGGCGTTGATACGCTGATTCAAAAGGTTGGCTGTCTCCTTGATCAGCATTTCACCGATTTGATCAACATGACGAGCTCTCCAGCTTTCAACAGCGGTTCCCTTCACCCATTGATTAAAAGAACCTAACGCAGGACCGCAGTAAATCTGATAATCTACTTTATAGCTTTCGGCCCCATCCAAAGCCCAGTCAAAACAGCGGTTAAAATACCATTTGAAAAGTAGCGCCATCTTGTATTTAGGCGTTCGTTCCGCTCTTTTCAGTTCCTGAGGCGGGCAAGTCGTTTTTATTTGTTCATACACTTCTTCAAAGCTGCGTTTAAAATACTTTTCCTGAAGCTGCTGCTTGGTTTTCTCATCGATTTCATCAAGCGAGTTGTATTGACGATAAAGGTCGTGCAATTTGTTCGCTCTCGCTGGAAAAAATAAGCCTTTTTTCAACACCTGAATTTTGGCTCCCATTTCAAACATCTCACCCGCTGGGGCATACTCAGTGTCTTGAACATTGGCCAACTGCAATGCATCCTTCACCGACTCGCTGGTCGCCGCCTCCACTGTGCACTGGTTAATCGAACCTGTGACAATATAATCTGCCCCAAGCATAAAAGCGACCGCAGCAGCCTCAGGAGTTCCAATCCCACCTGCAGCCCCGATTCTGATCGGCTTACGGTATCCGTACTTTTGCATGAGGTTATCTCGGAGCCTGATCATTGCAGGCATCAAAGCAGAAGCTACGCCGTGATCAGTATTCCCTCCTGAATCCGCCTCCACCGTTAACTCATCCGCCATCGGAACTTCTCGTAACAGACTCGCTTCTGCCCTTGTAAGCTTTTGTTCTTGCACTAATTTTTCTATCAAGTACTCAGGTGCAGGACTTAAAAAGGCTTCTGCTACCTCAGGCTGAGATACCTTGGCAAAAATCTTGTTTGCCGCCTCCACTTGCCCGTTCATCCCTCGTCTTAATCCTTTAGCCCGATAGATGATCAACGCAGGGGTAATCGCCATAAACGCAGATGCTTCAATCACCCTCACTTGATAGGCAAGATACAGATCAACGATTCTTTCTTCCATGGATGGATCACTTGGATGATGCAACAAATTCATCCCGTATGGCTCCCCTTGCTGTAGTTCACGTTGAATCTGTTGGATGGCTCGCTCGATTCTATCCAGCTGCAAGCCACCGCTTCCGAAGAAGCCCATCATCCCGGCTTTCCCCATTTTTATGACCAGCTTTTCCGATGAAATTCCCTTGTACATCGCTCCTGCCAGGTAGGGATATTTCAGATTGTAGTCCTGTTTAAATTGCTGATTTCCCAGCGAAGAAGCGGTAATCCCTTTTGGCTGCTCCACGTTGTTCGATATCTCTTCCGCCTGTACAGTGATAGCAACCGGCTTTGCCTCTTGTTCCATGTTTTCCTGCTCTTCTTCCACGTCTATGATCAGCGGCTCTGCTTCATTTCGGATCGTAGTAACCAACTTGGTCAACACAGTACCAGGGCCGACTTCTTCTATTTCGTTTTCCCCCACGGCCAGGAGATATCGAATGGTGTCATTCCACTTCACTGGGTGTGTAATTTGTTCAACCAAATTCCGTTTCACATCGTTCTGCTTATAGGGTCTTGCATGAACATTGGAAATCACAGGAATGGTCATACTGGAAAACGCGAACTGATTCAAATAGTTCTCGAAGCTCTGCTTCGCATCACTCATGTAACGGGAATGGAATGCTCCGCTCACCTTGAGCGGTATGTATACTTTTACGCCCGCTTCCTGAAAAATGGGGTTGGCACGGTCGATATCTTCTTTCCGACCTGCAATCACAAATTGGGAGGGAGAATTGTGATTGGCAATATCGATGCTGGTCAGATTATTTTCATGTAATACGCGTTCCACTTGCCCCAAAGTAAACCCGATCACAGCCGCCATCCCTCCACCGACGGCCTGACTCATCAACTCGCCTCTTCTTTTCACCAAATGCAGTCCTGTCTCAAAATCAAATACCCCTGATGCAAAAAGCGCGTTGTACTCACCCAAGCTGTGCCCCGCCACATAGTCAGGTTTTTTCCCGGTTTCCTTCACTTTTTTCAGATAGCTAAGCGCATTTACCACGTACAGAGCAGGCTGGGTAAATTGCGTTTTACCTAATTGTTTGTCCGGATCATGCAGACATAGTTCTTTGATGGAATAACCTAATATCTGATCAGCTTTGGCCGTTATTTCTGGAAACTCATCAAAAAGAGAGCCCCCCATTCCTTTTATTTGGGAGCCCTGCCCTGGGAAAACATATGTGGTCATTTTTCTGCCATCCTTTCTATTTGTTTTCAAACTTTTCTTTG
This genomic stretch from Brevibacillus brevis harbors:
- a CDS encoding methyltransferase domain-containing protein, producing the protein MEGSYQIANIATNVEVEIERLKSQVELFWDKELKHYIEFGLTDGMSVIELGSGPGFVMEKVMQAFPNGRVTGLEIDPLLVDYSQNYLTKTQSDRFEIIAGSIMETGLPSDSYDFAITRLVLEHLPDPVGAVREVARLLKPSGKAVFIDNDFEMHIMTTPHVPELRELYDAYCAARYAEGGNPKIGRELPTVLKQGGLGKIDFEVICAHSELLGYEMFLKSEGVGIPVQLVRDGYLSSKALGKLSVAWRNMLNTEGHSILRQLYMAVGEKTV
- a CDS encoding alpha/beta hydrolase — protein: MNLELVEYHPEGVSSEAPLLFVHGACHGAWCWEKNFLPYFADKGFSSYALSFRGHGESDGFDHLHTYTLQDYTDDVLEVIGRLKNKPVLIGHSMGGGIVQKILHQYPDIISGTVLVASIPPHGGMRDLFRLMFKNFKEAMQLFTYNEKRDASLLANVFFSKELPMEKKDEWVKLLQPESLKARTEMNGKIVPKTISAKAPMLVIGSKQDRMISEKTTRRIGKAYGIEPVLFPNISHDMMLDPEWEAVAGEILAFLNESISEQRR
- the fabD gene encoding ACP S-malonyltransferase; protein product: MEKPLVFMFSGQGSQYYQMGKDLFDQNPVFRKWMLRLDEKVHTLIGESVLAQLYDDTKRRDDLFDRTLYTHPAIFMVEYALAQVLMESGIKPEYCLGSSLGEFAAAAVCGIMPVEELLQLVVEQATLYETYCQKGSMLAILHNPDLYDQEPLLHRNSELVAVNFHSHFVIAGSSHQLQRMEDYVKGKGIICQRLPVSYAFHSSYIDPAEPHYREVLKQKSFGIPQLPFVSCVHGEIMKELPVDYFWQVVRKPMQLPKAVQELEKQQSYIYLDLGPAGNLSNFTKRNLRQDSQSECYSIITPFKKDSENVERIKQLFSKKSLKTNRKDGRKMTTYVFPGQGSQIKGMGGSLFDEFPEITAKADQILGYSIKELCLHDPDKQLGKTQFTQPALYVVNALSYLKKVKETGKKPDYVAGHSLGEYNALFASGVFDFETGLHLVKRRGELMSQAVGGGMAAVIGFTLGQVERVLHENNLTSIDIANHNSPSQFVIAGRKEDIDRANPIFQEAGVKVYIPLKVSGAFHSRYMSDAKQSFENYLNQFAFSSMTIPVISNVHARPYKQNDVKRNLVEQITHPVKWNDTIRYLLAVGENEIEEVGPGTVLTKLVTTIRNEAEPLIIDVEEEQENMEQEAKPVAITVQAEEISNNVEQPKGITASSLGNQQFKQDYNLKYPYLAGAMYKGISSEKLVIKMGKAGMMGFFGSGGLQLDRIERAIQQIQRELQQGEPYGMNLLHHPSDPSMEERIVDLYLAYQVRVIEASAFMAITPALIIYRAKGLRRGMNGQVEAANKIFAKVSQPEVAEAFLSPAPEYLIEKLVQEQKLTRAEASLLREVPMADELTVEADSGGNTDHGVASALMPAMIRLRDNLMQKYGYRKPIRIGAAGGIGTPEAAAVAFMLGADYIVTGSINQCTVEAATSESVKDALQLANVQDTEYAPAGEMFEMGAKIQVLKKGLFFPARANKLHDLYRQYNSLDEIDEKTKQQLQEKYFKRSFEEVYEQIKTTCPPQELKRAERTPKYKMALLFKWYFNRCFDWALDGAESYKVDYQIYCGPALGSFNQWVKGTAVESWRARHVDQIGEMLIKETANLLNQRINALTGSSK